In the Maribacter sp. MJ134 genome, one interval contains:
- a CDS encoding deoxycytidylate deaminase, with the protein MKKSKQKKYDKAYLRMAQEWGKLSYCERKQVGAIIVKDRMIISDGYNGTPTGFENYCEDEDGYTKWYVLHAEANAILKVAASTQSCQDATLYITLSPCRECSKLIHQSGIKRVVYQVGYKDDSGLRFLEKAGVDLVHMPEISE; encoded by the coding sequence ATGAAGAAATCCAAACAGAAGAAATACGATAAGGCTTATTTAAGAATGGCACAGGAGTGGGGAAAACTCTCCTATTGTGAACGTAAACAGGTAGGAGCGATTATTGTAAAGGATCGGATGATTATTTCAGATGGGTATAACGGTACTCCAACAGGTTTTGAGAACTATTGTGAGGATGAAGATGGTTATACCAAATGGTATGTCCTACACGCAGAAGCTAATGCAATTCTAAAAGTAGCGGCCTCAACACAATCCTGCCAAGACGCGACACTGTATATTACGCTGTCTCCTTGTAGAGAGTGTAGTAAACTCATTCATCAATCTGGCATAAAACGTGTAGTCTATCAGGTTGGTTATAAGGATGATTCGGGCTTACGATTTTTAGAAAAGGCGGGGGTAGATTTGGTGCATATGCCAGAAATAAGTGAGTAG
- a CDS encoding S41 family peptidase, which translates to MKKYSYFIPTLIAAALALGIFVGGKLHFNDTPERLFTTNSKKDKLNRLIDYIDYEYVDDVNTDSIVDVTVNSILEKLDPHSVYIPEKDMTRVSENMKGDFVGIGVNFYPYRDTIAVIRAIKNGPSFVKDIKPGDRILMADKDTLFGKGMPSDVIVDKLKGKEGSPVKLTVYRKSEDKVFTVNVIRGVVPIKSVEAQYMLKDDMGYIKVNRFAESTFKEFKSALKKLQKKGAKKLVLDLRDNPGGYLGIAEEMADEFLKEGKLILFTKNKKGKVDKTYATDKGSFEDKPIYVLINERSASASEIIAGALQDNDIGTIVGRRSFGKGLVQREMALGDGSAVRLTVSRYYTPTGRSIQKTYAKGNKDYYKRFTERYHSGEMISVDSIKVADSLKFTTPKGKIVYGGGGIVPDVFVPIGSNEEEAVESMDSLGFLSFFVFEHLDEDRNRYNQYTEEEFVSDFRVDDILFERFVDYSVNRNLKMNFYDFEDSIKLYLKAALAEQLFNKDIHAKIKSSEDAMLQKVIQLDNPPVKQEEAEAIEANN; encoded by the coding sequence ATGAAAAAATATAGTTACTTCATACCAACACTGATTGCGGCTGCACTGGCGCTGGGCATATTCGTAGGAGGAAAACTGCATTTCAATGATACTCCAGAACGTCTCTTTACCACCAATTCCAAAAAGGATAAACTAAACAGGCTTATAGATTATATAGACTATGAGTATGTAGACGACGTTAATACGGATAGCATAGTGGATGTAACCGTGAATAGTATCTTGGAAAAACTTGACCCACATTCCGTTTATATTCCAGAAAAAGATATGACGCGCGTTTCAGAGAATATGAAAGGCGATTTCGTAGGTATAGGGGTAAACTTTTATCCTTACCGAGATACTATAGCGGTAATCAGAGCCATAAAAAATGGGCCTAGTTTTGTAAAGGACATAAAACCTGGGGACCGTATCCTTATGGCAGATAAGGATACATTGTTTGGTAAGGGAATGCCTAGCGATGTTATTGTAGATAAATTAAAAGGGAAGGAGGGTTCTCCTGTTAAACTAACGGTTTACCGAAAGTCAGAGGATAAGGTATTTACGGTCAACGTTATTAGGGGCGTAGTACCAATTAAAAGTGTAGAGGCGCAGTATATGTTAAAAGACGACATGGGCTACATTAAGGTGAACCGGTTTGCGGAATCTACGTTCAAAGAATTTAAATCTGCTTTAAAGAAACTTCAGAAGAAAGGAGCAAAAAAGCTGGTATTGGATTTACGGGATAACCCTGGGGGATATCTAGGTATAGCGGAGGAGATGGCAGATGAATTTTTGAAGGAAGGAAAATTGATACTTTTTACCAAGAATAAAAAGGGAAAAGTGGACAAGACTTATGCTACCGATAAGGGTAGTTTTGAAGATAAACCCATTTATGTATTAATTAACGAACGTTCTGCTTCTGCAAGCGAAATTATAGCGGGGGCACTCCAGGACAATGATATCGGCACTATAGTTGGGCGCCGTTCTTTTGGAAAAGGATTGGTACAAAGGGAGATGGCTCTAGGAGATGGTTCGGCAGTACGGTTAACCGTATCCAGATACTACACCCCTACGGGAAGAAGCATCCAAAAGACCTATGCAAAAGGAAACAAGGACTACTATAAACGCTTTACGGAAAGATATCATAGTGGAGAAATGATATCGGTAGACAGTATAAAGGTAGCCGACTCCCTAAAATTTACTACGCCCAAAGGAAAGATAGTTTATGGTGGTGGGGGTATAGTTCCAGATGTTTTTGTTCCGATAGGGTCTAACGAAGAAGAGGCGGTAGAGAGTATGGATAGTCTAGGGTTTCTTTCCTTTTTTGTTTTTGAGCATTTGGATGAAGACAGAAATAGATACAATCAATACACCGAAGAGGAATTTGTAAGTGATTTTAGGGTCGATGATATCCTCTTTGAAAGATTTGTAGATTACTCCGTGAACCGAAACCTTAAAATGAATTTTTATGATTTTGAAGATAGCATAAAACTGTATCTCAAGGCAGCTTTAGCGGAGCAATTGTTCAATAAAGATATTCATGCTAAAATAAAAAGTAGTGAAGATGCTATGCTTCAGAAAGTGATACAATTGGATAACCCACCCGTAAAACAGGAAGAAGCGGAAGCCATTGAAGCTAACAACTAA
- a CDS encoding ribonucleotide-diphosphate reductase subunit beta, whose translation MSAALEPILEPNDDRFVIFPIKHHDLWEWYKKCEACFWTAEEIDLTEDLNDWENKMSGDERYFVKHILAFFAASDGIVNENLAENFVSEVQYAEAKFFYGFQIMMENIHSETYSLLIDTYVKDEKEKNVLFKALENFPAIKKKADWALNWIESPSFAERLIAFAAVEGIFFSGAFCSIFWLKKRGLMPGLTFSNELISRDEGMHCDYAVHLHNKHLMNKVPKDRIKQILTNALDIEREFITESLPVSLIGMNSKLMTQYLEFVTDRLLVELECDKVYNATNPFDFMDMISLQGKTNFFEKRVSEYQKAGVLNNEKDEDAQKISFDADF comes from the coding sequence ATGTCCGCAGCCTTAGAGCCTATCCTGGAACCAAATGACGACCGCTTTGTAATTTTCCCTATCAAACATCACGATTTGTGGGAATGGTATAAAAAATGTGAGGCCTGTTTTTGGACGGCTGAGGAAATAGACCTTACCGAAGACCTAAATGATTGGGAGAACAAAATGAGTGGGGACGAGCGCTATTTTGTAAAACATATCCTTGCGTTTTTTGCAGCTTCGGATGGAATCGTAAATGAAAACCTAGCCGAGAATTTTGTAAGTGAGGTGCAATACGCAGAAGCTAAGTTTTTCTATGGTTTTCAAATAATGATGGAGAATATCCATTCAGAGACCTATTCACTTTTGATTGACACCTACGTAAAAGACGAAAAGGAGAAAAATGTTTTGTTCAAAGCATTAGAGAACTTTCCTGCCATAAAGAAAAAGGCGGACTGGGCCTTAAACTGGATTGAGTCCCCAAGCTTTGCAGAGCGCCTTATTGCCTTTGCCGCTGTGGAAGGAATTTTCTTTTCAGGAGCCTTTTGCTCTATCTTTTGGTTAAAGAAAAGAGGGCTTATGCCGGGCCTTACCTTCTCTAATGAATTAATATCCAGAGATGAAGGTATGCACTGTGATTATGCGGTTCATCTTCATAATAAGCACTTGATGAATAAAGTCCCAAAGGATAGAATAAAGCAGATTTTAACTAACGCTCTGGATATAGAGCGTGAATTTATAACGGAGTCATTACCCGTTAGTCTTATAGGAATGAACTCCAAACTAATGACACAATACTTGGAGTTCGTTACGGATAGATTATTAGTAGAATTAGAGTGTGACAAGGTTTATAACGCAACGAACCCTTTCGATTTCATGGATATGATATCCCTACAAGGGAAAACCAATTTCTTTGAAAAGCGTGTTTCTGAATATCAGAAAGCGGGAGTCCTCAACAATGAAAAAGATGAGGATGCCCAAAAAATTAGTTTCGACGCAGATTTCTAG
- a CDS encoding tetratricopeptide repeat protein produces the protein MDKVLRPFRKDTLLMRYFNTKARQNNYLDGQAYALNQIGRTYRSISEFSKALISFQEALEVSRKSENIEFQVYSLNMISVVFRRTDAIKSALDYSQEALELAETVKNPSVGLKRSINVSLNSIGNIYQILEQYDLAIEKFKQSMRLEKELENKLGLAINHQNIGECYEAQGKLEEALDNFQKSLAYNIDIDSDKGKIICNYSIAHVYVHLGKMQEALKLLNSALVAAKPLGDQKIISSIFINLGWTYIQLNKYDLAENNLTEGLRIAQQYNLPAEIAESNKFLSELWIKKDDFKKGMAFYKEAKKYEEQITNNLNLRYVNDMILRYESEKRASQLETLAKENETVRLKLRKNRTMLLISGIGLALLAGILYILYRQYQLNNEKKLLTLEQTMLRSQMNPHFLFNSLNSIKLYIINNEKKNAVHYLNKFSKLVRKILEASSQREIPLAEELETVELYMNIENIRFSNEINFKIKVDETLDVHTIRIPSLILQPFLENALWHGLSSKDGEKNIVLEVMKAQEGFIKISIIDDGVGRDAAEKIKQGKVLKRKSVGIDITKERLANFSKDYQNSFHVEIIDVYDDSNNPSGTKIVLHIPTI, from the coding sequence ATGGATAAAGTTCTGCGCCCCTTTAGGAAGGATACCCTATTAATGCGCTATTTTAACACCAAAGCAAGGCAAAATAATTATTTGGACGGGCAAGCTTATGCCCTGAATCAAATTGGGCGTACGTATAGAAGTATTTCGGAATTCTCTAAGGCACTCATATCATTTCAAGAAGCACTAGAGGTTTCCAGAAAATCCGAGAATATCGAATTTCAGGTCTACAGTCTAAACATGATAAGTGTTGTTTTCAGAAGAACTGATGCCATAAAATCTGCCCTGGACTACAGTCAGGAGGCTTTAGAACTTGCTGAAACCGTTAAAAACCCATCTGTTGGCTTAAAAAGAAGTATCAACGTCTCTTTGAACAGTATTGGAAATATATATCAGATATTGGAGCAGTACGACTTGGCCATCGAAAAGTTCAAGCAATCAATGAGATTAGAAAAAGAGCTAGAGAATAAGTTGGGTCTGGCCATAAACCATCAAAATATAGGTGAATGCTATGAAGCTCAAGGGAAACTTGAGGAAGCTCTGGATAACTTCCAAAAATCACTAGCCTACAATATTGATATAGACTCGGATAAGGGTAAAATTATTTGCAATTATAGCATAGCCCATGTTTATGTACATTTAGGGAAGATGCAAGAAGCACTAAAGTTGTTGAATAGCGCTCTTGTTGCAGCAAAACCACTAGGCGACCAAAAGATTATTTCATCTATCTTCATTAACCTAGGTTGGACCTATATTCAATTAAACAAGTACGATTTAGCCGAAAATAATCTTACCGAAGGCTTAAGAATAGCGCAACAATATAATTTACCTGCCGAAATTGCCGAATCTAATAAGTTTCTCTCAGAGCTCTGGATAAAAAAGGACGACTTTAAAAAAGGGATGGCTTTCTATAAGGAAGCAAAGAAATATGAAGAACAGATTACGAACAACCTTAATTTAAGATACGTAAATGACATGATTCTAAGGTATGAATCTGAAAAGCGCGCTAGTCAACTAGAAACTTTGGCCAAAGAGAACGAGACGGTACGCCTTAAGTTAAGAAAGAACCGAACCATGTTGCTTATTAGCGGTATTGGCTTGGCTTTGTTGGCTGGCATCCTATACATTCTATACAGACAATACCAACTGAACAACGAAAAAAAGCTGCTCACCTTGGAACAGACGATGTTACGAAGCCAAATGAATCCTCATTTCCTTTTCAATTCGCTAAACTCCATTAAATTATACATCATCAATAATGAAAAAAAGAACGCTGTTCATTATTTGAACAAGTTCTCCAAATTGGTTCGTAAAATACTGGAGGCCTCCTCTCAGCGGGAAATTCCTTTGGCAGAGGAGTTAGAGACGGTAGAACTTTATATGAACATTGAAAATATAAGATTCTCTAACGAAATAAATTTTAAGATAAAAGTGGACGAAACCTTAGATGTGCACACCATAAGGATACCATCTCTTATATTACAACCCTTTTTAGAAAATGCTTTATGGCACGGACTCTCCTCAAAAGATGGCGAGAAAAACATAGTATTAGAAGTCATGAAAGCTCAAGAAGGCTTTATAAAAATATCAATTATAGACGATGGTGTGGGTAGGGACGCTGCGGAAAAAATAAAACAAGGGAAGGTCCTAAAACGAAAATCTGTTGGTATCGATATTACAAAAGAAAGATTGGCCAATTTTTCTAAAGACTATCAAAATTCCTTCCACGTTGAGATAATTGACGTTTACGATGATTCCAATAACCCGTCGGGAACTAAGATAGTACTACATATACCCACTATTTAA
- a CDS encoding MarC family protein — translation MDFSFSFREIATASMVLFAVIDILGSIPIIIGLRNKVGHIQSEKASIVAACIMVAFLFLGEEILKLIGIDVNSFAVAGAFIIFFLAIEMILGIQLYKDDEPESASIVPIAFPLIAGAGTLTSLLSLRAEYHVENIIVAIIVNIIFVYIVLKSSVKLEKILGKNGVNVIRKVFGVILMAIAVKLFATNINELLNH, via the coding sequence ATGGATTTTAGTTTTAGCTTTAGAGAAATCGCAACGGCAAGCATGGTTCTTTTTGCCGTCATAGATATACTGGGCAGTATCCCTATAATCATTGGGCTCCGTAATAAGGTTGGTCATATTCAATCTGAAAAGGCTTCTATCGTGGCAGCCTGTATCATGGTGGCTTTCCTATTTTTGGGAGAAGAAATTCTTAAGCTTATCGGTATCGATGTAAATTCCTTTGCCGTTGCAGGTGCATTTATTATCTTTTTTCTAGCTATAGAAATGATTTTAGGAATACAGTTGTATAAGGATGACGAGCCGGAAAGCGCCTCGATAGTTCCTATAGCATTTCCACTCATTGCAGGGGCCGGAACATTAACCTCGTTACTCTCTTTAAGAGCGGAATATCATGTTGAAAATATAATCGTTGCCATCATCGTAAATATTATTTTCGTCTATATTGTTCTTAAATCTTCCGTTAAGCTGGAAAAAATATTAGGAAAAAACGGCGTCAACGTTATTAGAAAAGTCTTTGGGGTTATACTAATGGCTATTGCAGTAAAATTGTTTGCCACAAACATCAACGAACTTCTTAATCACTAA
- a CDS encoding LytR/AlgR family response regulator transcription factor, translating into MLEAVIVDDEIKALKSLTWELTNFSEEINVSASFTNPFEALTYLEKNTPDCLFLDIEMPTMDGFQFIQKLTNKNFPVVITTAYNQYAIKALKNEAIDYLLKPIDTDDLKETIIKIKKFNAKNFTTEKLEQILLNFNSNLINKKITLNTDGKLLFLESDEILYAESDGNYSTIFLADGQKIVLTKKLKEVNTLLPQDSFFRIHNSYIINLNKIKEFLKTDGYVVLKSNHKIPVSRQKKSDFLDLL; encoded by the coding sequence ATGTTAGAAGCCGTAATTGTAGATGATGAAATAAAAGCCTTGAAAAGCCTGACTTGGGAGCTTACCAACTTTAGTGAAGAAATAAACGTATCCGCATCTTTCACTAATCCATTTGAGGCCTTAACCTATTTGGAAAAGAATACACCCGATTGTCTTTTTCTAGATATTGAGATGCCAACTATGGACGGATTTCAATTTATACAGAAACTTACCAACAAAAATTTTCCGGTAGTCATTACTACAGCCTATAATCAATATGCTATTAAGGCTTTAAAAAATGAAGCTATTGATTATCTCCTGAAACCAATAGATACGGATGATCTAAAGGAAACGATTATCAAAATAAAAAAGTTCAATGCCAAAAATTTCACTACGGAAAAATTAGAGCAAATATTGCTTAATTTTAATTCCAATCTCATAAATAAAAAAATTACCTTGAATACGGACGGCAAGCTATTGTTCTTGGAAAGTGATGAAATACTGTATGCAGAATCCGATGGTAATTACAGCACTATTTTTCTTGCCGATGGTCAAAAAATAGTTTTGACCAAGAAACTAAAAGAAGTTAATACCCTATTACCTCAAGATTCATTTTTCAGAATTCATAATTCCTATATCATCAACCTCAACAAAATAAAGGAATTCTTGAAAACCGATGGTTACGTGGTCCTGAAATCCAATCATAAAATTCCAGTTTCCAGACAAAAGAAATCGGACTTCCTTGATTTATTATAG
- a CDS encoding ribonucleoside-diphosphate reductase subunit alpha yields MYVVKRDGRKELIMFDKITARVRKLCYGLNGLVDPLKVAMRVIEGLYDGVTTSELDNLAAEIAATMTTTHPDYAKLAARISVSNLHKNTKKSFSETMKDLYEYINPRTGKKAPLLSDEVFKVISENSERLDSTIIYNRDFGYDYFGFKTLERSYLLKVNGQIAERPQHMLMRVSVGIHLEDLDAAIETYELMSKKYFTHATPTLFNSGTPKPQMSSCFLLAMKEDSIDGIYDTLKQTAKISQSAGGIGLSIHNVRARGSYIGGTNGTSNGIVPMLKVFNDTARYVDQGGGKRKGSFAIYMEPWHADIYDFLDLKKNHGKEEMRARDLFYAMWISDLFMKRVEGNEDWTLMCPNECPGLFTKHSEEFEELYLKYEAEGKGRKTVKARDLWEKILESQIETGTPYMLYKDAANRKSNQKNLGTIRSSNLCTEIMEYTSPDEIAVCNLASIALPMFVKNGAFDHKELFKVTKRVTKNLNKVIDRNYYPVKEAENSNMRHRPIGLGVQGLADAFIMLRLPFTSDEAKNLNQEIFETLYFAAVTASMELAKEEGPYSSYKGSPIEQGDFQHNLWGIKDEELSGRWDWAKLRKQVQKNGVRNSLLVAPMPTASTSQILGNNECFEPYTSNIYTRRVLSGEFIVVNKHLLEDLVGLGLWNENMKQELMRANGSIQHIETIPQEIRELYKTVWELSMKDIIDMSRHRGYFIDQSQSLNLFMENANYSKLTSMHFYAWKSGLKTGMYYLRTKAAVDAIKFTLDNTKKKEVPVSIAAEAEVLAATGVDSASTAELKVNTDMPQAQTKGQVETDIKPMTPAEMKEMIARAKEGQADDDCLMCGS; encoded by the coding sequence ATGTATGTAGTAAAAAGAGACGGAAGAAAAGAGCTGATAATGTTTGATAAGATAACAGCTCGAGTTAGAAAATTATGTTACGGGCTCAATGGTCTTGTAGACCCATTGAAAGTAGCTATGAGGGTTATTGAAGGTCTGTATGATGGGGTTACTACTTCCGAGCTTGATAATTTAGCCGCGGAAATAGCAGCAACAATGACAACCACGCATCCGGACTATGCAAAACTAGCTGCACGCATATCTGTCTCTAACCTACATAAGAATACCAAAAAGTCCTTCTCTGAAACAATGAAGGATTTATACGAATACATTAACCCAAGGACAGGCAAAAAAGCACCGTTATTATCAGACGAAGTGTTTAAGGTGATTTCTGAAAATTCCGAAAGATTGGACTCTACCATAATTTACAACAGAGATTTTGGTTACGATTATTTTGGTTTTAAAACATTAGAGCGTTCCTATTTGCTAAAAGTTAACGGACAAATAGCGGAGCGTCCACAACACATGTTAATGCGCGTTTCAGTTGGAATTCATTTAGAGGATTTAGATGCAGCTATAGAGACATATGAATTAATGTCCAAGAAGTATTTTACACATGCAACGCCAACCTTGTTTAACTCGGGTACACCTAAACCCCAAATGTCCTCTTGCTTTTTGTTGGCAATGAAAGAAGACAGTATCGACGGGATTTATGACACCCTTAAACAGACAGCAAAAATTTCGCAATCCGCAGGAGGCATAGGACTATCTATTCACAACGTAAGAGCAAGAGGTTCCTATATTGGAGGAACTAACGGGACTTCTAATGGAATAGTGCCTATGTTGAAAGTGTTTAATGACACGGCGAGATACGTTGATCAGGGTGGTGGTAAGCGTAAGGGTAGTTTTGCAATTTATATGGAGCCATGGCACGCAGATATCTATGATTTTCTTGATTTAAAAAAGAATCATGGTAAAGAAGAGATGCGTGCACGTGATTTATTCTATGCCATGTGGATATCCGATTTATTCATGAAAAGAGTAGAGGGCAACGAAGATTGGACCTTAATGTGTCCTAACGAGTGTCCAGGGTTATTTACAAAGCACAGTGAGGAGTTCGAGGAGTTATATCTTAAGTATGAAGCAGAAGGAAAAGGTAGAAAGACCGTTAAGGCCAGAGATCTTTGGGAAAAGATATTGGAATCTCAAATAGAAACAGGTACGCCTTACATGTTGTACAAAGATGCTGCCAACCGTAAGAGCAATCAAAAGAATTTAGGAACCATCCGTTCATCAAATCTATGTACGGAAATTATGGAGTATACATCTCCAGATGAAATTGCTGTGTGTAATTTGGCTTCTATAGCGCTTCCAATGTTCGTTAAGAATGGTGCATTTGACCATAAGGAACTTTTCAAGGTAACCAAAAGAGTTACCAAAAACTTGAATAAAGTAATTGATAGGAATTATTATCCCGTAAAAGAGGCCGAGAATTCTAACATGCGCCATAGACCTATTGGATTGGGTGTACAAGGCCTTGCAGATGCCTTTATAATGCTACGCTTGCCATTTACTAGTGATGAGGCCAAGAACTTGAATCAGGAAATTTTTGAAACACTCTATTTTGCGGCGGTTACCGCTTCTATGGAATTGGCAAAGGAAGAAGGTCCATATTCTTCATATAAAGGTTCGCCTATTGAGCAAGGAGACTTTCAACATAACCTTTGGGGCATTAAGGATGAAGAATTATCAGGACGTTGGGATTGGGCAAAATTAAGAAAGCAGGTTCAAAAGAACGGCGTTAGGAACTCTTTGTTGGTGGCTCCTATGCCAACAGCATCTACTTCTCAAATTCTTGGTAATAATGAGTGTTTTGAGCCTTACACTTCTAATATTTATACCAGAAGGGTCCTATCAGGTGAGTTTATCGTGGTAAATAAGCATTTATTGGAGGATTTGGTGGGTCTGGGTCTTTGGAATGAAAATATGAAGCAGGAGCTTATGAGAGCAAACGGATCTATTCAGCATATTGAGACCATTCCACAAGAGATTAGGGAATTGTACAAGACGGTATGGGAATTGAGTATGAAAGATATAATCGATATGTCCCGTCATAGAGGTTATTTTATTGATCAAAGCCAGTCCCTAAACCTGTTTATGGAAAATGCTAACTATTCAAAGTTGACCTCAATGCATTTTTACGCATGGAAAAGCGGTCTAAAGACGGGAATGTATTACCTGCGAACCAAGGCTGCAGTTGATGCTATCAAATTTACTTTGGATAACACCAAGAAGAAAGAGGTTCCTGTGAGTATTGCAGCAGAGGCAGAGGTTCTTGCCGCCACGGGAGTAGATTCAGCTTCCACTGCGGAATTAAAAGTTAATACGGACATGCCACAGGCGCAAACTAAGGGACAAGTAGAGACAGATATTAAACCTATGACACCAGCGGAGATGAAAGAGATGATTGCACGAGCAAAAGAAGGGCAAGCAGACGATGACTGCCTCATGTGTGGATCCTAG
- a CDS encoding TerB family tellurite resistance protein — protein MIKWIAAFIGFFIRGLSGAVLGFFAGSVLDSLFGSNGGRAKTVFDDFTRQSVSPADFELNLLSLCSIVIKADGQVSQREMDYVRQYFVGTYGKEKANAIFRSFNDINKKREISAQRICAFLNQRTRYEVRLQLLHFLFGIAQADGNVSTPEVNKIREIAGYLRVSLNDFESIMAMFIKSANNSYKILEIDKSASNDEVKKAYRKMAKKYHPDRVNTQDEAIKKGAEEKFKQVQMAYETIQKERGIG, from the coding sequence ATGATAAAGTGGATTGCAGCTTTTATTGGTTTTTTTATTAGAGGATTATCAGGTGCTGTTCTAGGGTTTTTCGCAGGTAGTGTTTTGGACAGTCTCTTCGGTTCAAACGGCGGTAGGGCAAAAACGGTCTTCGATGACTTTACGAGACAAAGTGTGTCGCCAGCTGATTTTGAACTGAACTTACTTTCGCTTTGCTCTATCGTAATTAAAGCCGATGGTCAGGTGAGCCAGAGAGAAATGGACTATGTACGCCAGTATTTCGTGGGTACGTACGGTAAGGAGAAGGCAAATGCCATTTTTAGAAGTTTTAATGATATCAATAAGAAAAGGGAGATATCGGCACAACGTATTTGTGCGTTTTTAAATCAAAGAACGCGTTATGAAGTACGTTTACAGCTACTTCATTTCTTGTTCGGTATTGCCCAGGCAGATGGAAATGTTAGCACCCCTGAAGTTAATAAAATAAGAGAAATCGCTGGGTATTTACGAGTTTCTCTAAATGATTTTGAGAGTATTATGGCCATGTTCATAAAGTCGGCCAACAATTCTTATAAAATATTGGAGATTGATAAATCTGCATCTAACGATGAGGTGAAAAAAGCATATCGAAAGATGGCCAAAAAGTATCATCCCGATCGGGTGAATACCCAAGATGAGGCCATTAAAAAGGGTGCGGAAGAGAAGTTCAAACAAGTTCAAATGGCTTATGAAACTATACAAAAGGAACGAGGTATAGGATAG
- a CDS encoding DUF3109 family protein has product MFQLGKTIVSEEIIENDFVCNLNACRGACCIDGDAGAPLEDNETEILVDIYSKVKPFLSEEGVSVIEEKGAFVKGEDGEWETPLVNGNACAYVIFDENKIAKCGIEEAYNQGETNWKKPLSCHLYPVRIKEYTELTAVNYHKWQICDPACALGEQLKMPIYKFVKEALIRKFGADWYQELEEVAQEHLK; this is encoded by the coding sequence ATGTTTCAATTAGGAAAGACTATAGTATCAGAGGAAATCATTGAGAACGATTTTGTGTGTAATCTAAATGCCTGCAGAGGAGCTTGCTGCATAGATGGCGATGCCGGCGCACCACTTGAAGATAATGAAACGGAAATCTTGGTTGATATCTATTCCAAAGTAAAACCTTTTCTAAGTGAGGAAGGAGTTTCCGTTATAGAAGAAAAGGGAGCTTTTGTAAAAGGAGAAGATGGCGAATGGGAAACGCCATTGGTAAACGGAAATGCTTGTGCTTACGTTATTTTCGATGAAAATAAAATAGCCAAGTGTGGTATTGAAGAGGCCTATAACCAGGGTGAGACCAATTGGAAAAAGCCACTCTCGTGCCATCTCTATCCTGTTAGAATTAAAGAATACACCGAACTAACCGCAGTAAACTACCATAAATGGCAAATTTGTGACCCCGCTTGTGCTTTAGGAGAGCAGCTAAAAATGCCTATTTATAAATTTGTAAAAGAAGCTTTGATCCGAAAGTTCGGAGCCGATTGGTATCAGGAGTTGGAAGAAGTAGCTCAAGAGCACCTTAAATAG
- a CDS encoding HupE/UreJ family protein, whose translation MQDFWFYIKLGLDHVLDFSAYDHILFLSALAIPFTFKHWKKVLLLATVFTVAHCFSLMLSVYEVVVMDVSLIEFLIPVTIFLTAVFNVIYLKTVQNHRNIALHVVATTFFGLIHGFGFSNYFKMLISGAEEKLVPLLGFATGIEISQVIIVLLMLALAFVVQSVLNVKYHLFVWIASIIVLLITIPLLYQTFPW comes from the coding sequence ATGCAAGATTTTTGGTTCTATATTAAATTAGGTTTAGATCATGTGCTAGACTTTAGCGCGTACGATCACATTCTATTTCTATCTGCCCTGGCCATACCGTTTACCTTCAAGCATTGGAAAAAAGTTCTGTTATTAGCTACTGTCTTTACCGTTGCGCACTGCTTTTCTTTGATGCTATCTGTCTATGAAGTTGTTGTAATGGATGTGTCGTTGATAGAGTTTCTAATCCCGGTCACCATTTTTTTAACGGCAGTTTTTAATGTCATCTATTTAAAAACAGTACAAAACCATAGGAATATAGCACTACATGTGGTCGCAACCACATTTTTTGGACTTATCCACGGTTTTGGTTTCTCAAACTACTTTAAGATGTTGATTTCCGGTGCCGAGGAGAAGTTGGTGCCACTTCTTGGGTTTGCGACAGGGATAGAGATTTCTCAAGTTATTATTGTTCTCTTAATGTTGGCTTTGGCTTTTGTTGTGCAGTCTGTCCTAAACGTTAAATATCATTTGTTTGTTTGGATAGCAAGTATTATTGTACTCTTAATTACTATCCCGCTTCTTTACCAAACATTTCCTTGGTAG